A portion of the Pseudomonas synxantha BG33R genome contains these proteins:
- a CDS encoding GlxA family transcriptional regulator, protein MAVERATLELGVLIYQGAQLAAVHGLTDLFGVANRIAAEYQSAQLPLLRVSHWQVDAHGTPARVFDSDPAPAQPMMALLVPPSIGEFTEDQAPPALLEWIRQQHAAGTVLGGVCIGSIMLARSGLLDGRSATAHWSSSESFAARYPAVRLEADKPIVDDGDLITTAGLMAWSELGLRLVDRLMGPSVAADTARFLVIEHSDSARQCASNFAPILRHGDSAILKVQHWLQASGAVDVSVAAMAQEANLEERTFLRRFRSATGLKPTEYCQHLRVGKARQMLEFTNGTIDHIAWTVGYQDPSAFRAIFKKITGLTPSDYRTRFGV, encoded by the coding sequence ATGGCCGTGGAACGCGCGACGCTCGAACTGGGTGTATTGATCTATCAGGGCGCGCAACTGGCCGCCGTGCATGGCCTGACCGACCTGTTTGGGGTCGCCAATCGCATCGCCGCCGAGTACCAATCTGCGCAACTGCCGCTGCTGCGGGTCAGCCACTGGCAGGTGGACGCCCACGGCACGCCTGCGCGCGTGTTCGACAGCGACCCAGCGCCGGCCCAACCGATGATGGCTCTGCTGGTACCGCCGTCGATTGGCGAGTTCACCGAAGACCAGGCGCCGCCGGCACTGCTGGAGTGGATCCGCCAGCAGCATGCCGCTGGCACGGTGCTTGGTGGTGTGTGCATTGGCTCGATCATGTTGGCGCGTAGCGGTCTGTTGGATGGGCGCAGCGCCACCGCTCACTGGTCGTCCTCGGAATCCTTCGCAGCCCGTTACCCGGCAGTGCGCCTGGAAGCGGATAAACCCATCGTCGATGACGGCGACCTGATCACCACCGCCGGGCTGATGGCTTGGTCCGAACTGGGCCTGCGCCTGGTCGACCGGCTGATGGGTCCCAGTGTCGCCGCCGACACTGCGCGTTTTCTGGTGATCGAACACAGCGACAGTGCCCGCCAGTGCGCAAGCAACTTTGCGCCGATCCTCAGGCATGGCGACAGTGCGATCCTGAAGGTCCAACATTGGCTGCAAGCCAGTGGCGCAGTGGATGTTTCGGTGGCGGCGATGGCGCAGGAGGCAAACCTGGAAGAGCGCACGTTTTTGCGCCGTTTTCGCAGTGCGACGGGGCTTAAACCCACCGAGTACTGCCAGCATCTGCGGGTCGGCAAGGCGCGGCAGATGCTGGAGTTCACCAACGGCACGATCGACCACATCGCCTGGACCGTGGGTTATCAGGACCCCAGCGCTTTTCGTGCAATTTTCAAGAAGATTACTGGCTTGACCCCCAGCGACTACCGCACCCGGTTTGGTGTTTGA
- a CDS encoding SGNH/GDSL hydrolase family protein, translating into MTTRTTLTPQMAEYEQKFTDAGEVRWLPYLMYFHPTDHASPVVNTDSSGFRYSESLGTRYSVVDGIKGNGPVRLLAGSSTVFGIGASADSWTLASRLTKNDPRGQRWVNFGGRSFNSTQELVLFTLNRHHLPKVDEIVLFSGFNNLGLARQPHAYRGEHGAFFNCHQFFDALTPQQPTASNWSLSNLFGKPQEPEQPTPPSMQEQIDYAANLTLQHLDIWRALATDMGAKLTFILQPLAGWVRETGSHEEEQLFAELDQLGNFTEVYGDILQTSVREAYAQRLRDGARAMGVEFVDITPLLAEALGPQDWQFVDRIHFTDAGNDLVSKLILDVTR; encoded by the coding sequence ATGACGACAAGGACGACGCTCACACCGCAGATGGCCGAGTACGAACAGAAATTCACCGATGCCGGTGAAGTTCGATGGCTGCCCTATTTGATGTACTTCCACCCCACTGACCATGCTTCCCCCGTGGTCAATACCGATTCATCCGGCTTTCGCTACTCCGAGTCATTGGGCACCCGCTATTCGGTGGTCGATGGTATCAAGGGTAATGGCCCGGTACGCCTGTTGGCGGGCAGCTCCACCGTGTTCGGCATTGGCGCCAGCGCCGACAGCTGGACCCTAGCTTCGCGCCTCACGAAGAACGATCCCCGTGGCCAGCGCTGGGTCAACTTCGGCGGCCGCAGCTTCAACTCTACCCAAGAGCTGGTGCTGTTCACCCTCAACCGGCACCACCTGCCCAAGGTGGATGAAATCGTGCTGTTCTCCGGTTTCAACAACCTTGGCCTGGCACGTCAGCCTCACGCCTATCGGGGCGAGCACGGCGCGTTTTTCAACTGCCATCAGTTTTTCGATGCCTTGACGCCACAGCAGCCGACCGCCAGCAACTGGAGCCTGTCGAATCTGTTCGGCAAGCCTCAGGAGCCCGAGCAACCCACGCCGCCGTCGATGCAGGAACAGATCGACTACGCCGCCAACCTGACCTTGCAGCACCTGGATATCTGGCGCGCCTTGGCCACCGACATGGGTGCGAAGCTGACGTTCATCCTGCAACCGCTCGCCGGCTGGGTCCGCGAGACCGGCAGCCATGAGGAAGAGCAACTGTTTGCCGAACTCGACCAACTCGGCAATTTCACCGAGGTGTATGGCGACATCCTGCAAACCTCGGTGCGCGAAGCCTACGCCCAGCGCTTGCGCGACGGGGCGCGGGCCATGGGGGTGGAGTTTGTCGACATCACGCCATTGCTGGCCGAGGCACTGGGCCCGCAAGACTGGCAGTTCGTCGACCGCATCCATTTCACCGATGCCGGCAACGACCTGGTTTCAAAACTTATTCTCGATGTCACCCGCTAA
- a CDS encoding lysylphosphatidylglycerol synthase domain-containing protein, which produces MTSEKNGSRFQRWKKPLTIAFFLLLIVLFTLLARRIDWSEVLQTLSDFKVSTLLIAGALTLCSFIVYACFDLIGRTYIRQPLRWKQILPVGIISYAFNLNLSAWVGGIAMRYRLYSRLGVSTSNIAKILGLSLATNWFGYMALAGVVFSSGLVTLPPGWKLSTGALQGVGVLLVIASLGYLAACRFSKKRAWSIRGIEINLPSLRMACLQLALGALNWSLMAAVIFTLLPAKLDYPLVLGVLLISAIAGVVTHIPAGLGVLEAVFIGLLQHEASRGSLLAGLIAYRAIYFICPLLIALVMYLGVEAKAKALRVKKTPA; this is translated from the coding sequence ATGACGTCTGAGAAAAACGGCTCACGGTTCCAGCGCTGGAAGAAGCCTCTGACCATTGCGTTCTTCCTGCTGCTGATCGTGCTCTTCACCCTGCTTGCCCGGCGCATCGACTGGAGCGAAGTGCTGCAGACGTTGAGCGACTTCAAAGTCAGCACATTGCTGATCGCCGGCGCGCTGACGCTGTGCAGTTTTATCGTGTACGCCTGCTTCGATCTGATCGGCCGGACCTACATTCGCCAGCCCCTGCGCTGGAAGCAGATCCTGCCGGTGGGCATTATCAGTTATGCGTTCAACCTCAATCTGAGCGCCTGGGTCGGCGGCATCGCCATGCGTTACCGGCTGTATTCGCGATTGGGGGTGAGCACCAGCAATATCGCCAAGATCCTCGGCCTGAGCCTGGCCACCAATTGGTTCGGCTATATGGCCTTGGCCGGGGTAGTGTTCAGCAGCGGGCTGGTCACCCTGCCACCAGGTTGGAAGCTCAGCACCGGCGCCCTGCAAGGTGTGGGCGTGTTGCTGGTGATCGCGAGCCTGGGTTACCTGGCGGCGTGCCGGTTTTCGAAAAAACGTGCGTGGTCGATCCGCGGCATCGAGATCAATTTGCCGTCGCTGCGCATGGCCTGCCTGCAACTGGCCCTGGGCGCCTTGAACTGGTCACTCATGGCAGCGGTTATTTTTACCTTGCTGCCCGCCAAACTCGATTACCCGCTGGTATTGGGCGTGTTGCTGATCAGCGCGATTGCCGGTGTGGTCACCCATATACCCGCCGGGCTTGGGGTGTTGGAGGCAGTGTTTATCGGGTTGTTACAGCATGAGGCGTCGCGCGGGAGTCTGCTGGCCGGGTTGATCGCGTATCGGGCAATCTACTTTATTTGCCCATTGCTGATTGCGTTGGTGATGTACCTGGGGGTGGAGGCCAAGGCCAAGGCGTTGCGGGTGAAGAAGACACCCGCTTAA
- the tam gene encoding trans-aconitate 2-methyltransferase, producing MTWSAKQYTLFEQQRTRPVRDLVAAIPETDVRTAVDLGCGPGNSTAVLAERFPQARVTGMDSSDDMLADARERLPALSFELADIGAWSPAQKFDVILANASLQWLPDHAGLYPHLVNQLNPGGTLAVQTPDNLDEPAHRLARDVAADGPWSAKIGAVKHNERHTASYYYELLSKHCSTVDVWRTTYQHPLADHAAVVEWFKASALRPFLAPLTDDEKAAFLQQYQARIAQAYPALADGTVLLPFPRLFIIATR from the coding sequence ATGACCTGGTCTGCCAAGCAGTACACCCTGTTCGAACAACAGCGCACTCGCCCGGTCCGTGACCTGGTGGCGGCGATTCCCGAAACCGACGTGCGCACTGCCGTCGACTTGGGCTGCGGGCCGGGCAACTCCACAGCGGTACTGGCCGAGCGCTTTCCCCAAGCGCGAGTCACCGGCATGGACAGCTCCGACGACATGCTGGCCGACGCCCGCGAGCGCTTGCCGGCGTTGAGCTTCGAGTTGGCAGATATCGGCGCCTGGAGTCCAGCACAAAAATTCGATGTGATCCTGGCCAATGCCTCACTGCAATGGCTGCCCGACCACGCCGGGCTATACCCGCACTTGGTCAATCAACTGAACCCCGGCGGTACGCTGGCGGTGCAAACCCCGGACAATCTCGACGAGCCCGCCCACCGGTTGGCCCGCGACGTTGCGGCCGACGGCCCATGGTCGGCGAAGATCGGCGCGGTCAAACACAATGAGCGGCATACCGCGAGTTACTACTACGAGTTGCTGAGCAAGCACTGCAGTACGGTGGATGTGTGGCGCACCACCTACCAGCACCCGTTGGCAGATCATGCGGCGGTGGTGGAGTGGTTCAAGGCGTCGGCATTGCGGCCCTTTCTTGCGCCGTTGACCGACGATGAAAAGGCCGCCTTCCTGCAGCAATACCAGGCGCGAATTGCCCAGGCTTATCCAGCCTTGGCCGATGGCACTGTGTTGCTGCCGTTTCCGCGCCTGTTCATCATCGCGACACGCTAA
- a CDS encoding cysteine hydrolase family protein, translating to MAKQALILIDIQNDYFPQGKWPLDGVEAAADKAAQVLQAFRQAGDAVIHVRHEFEGDDAPFFTPGSDGARLHDKVLNEGDEPVVLKHFVNAFRQTNLRELLEQRSITDLVVVGSMSHMCVDAVVRAAADLGYKVTVIHDACATRDQAFNGQVIPAAQVHGAYMASLAFGYAGVMSAQEYLQTQTAAA from the coding sequence ATGGCCAAGCAAGCGCTCATCCTAATCGATATCCAGAACGACTACTTCCCTCAGGGCAAGTGGCCGCTTGACGGCGTAGAAGCCGCGGCGGACAAGGCGGCGCAGGTGCTACAGGCATTTCGACAGGCAGGCGATGCAGTGATTCATGTACGCCATGAGTTTGAAGGCGACGACGCGCCTTTCTTCACGCCCGGCTCCGACGGCGCCCGCTTGCACGACAAGGTGTTGAACGAGGGTGATGAACCGGTAGTGCTCAAGCATTTTGTGAATGCGTTTCGCCAAACCAACCTGCGCGAGTTGCTGGAGCAGCGCAGCATCACCGATCTGGTGGTGGTCGGCAGCATGAGTCATATGTGTGTGGACGCCGTGGTGCGGGCGGCGGCGGACCTGGGCTATAAGGTCACGGTGATCCATGACGCTTGTGCTACTCGCGATCAGGCATTCAACGGCCAGGTGATTCCAGCGGCGCAGGTGCATGGGGCGTACATGGCATCCCTGGCATTTGGCTATGCGGGCGTCATGTCGGCGCAGGAATACTTGCAGACGCAAACGGCGGCCGCGTGA
- a CDS encoding PLP-dependent aminotransferase family protein, producing MTLYLNLAEFISSRIEQGLYGPGERLPSVRTLSHEHGVSLTTVQQAYRVLECSGLAVSRPKSGYFVPSDRRVAPLPQMGRPILRPVDISQWDMVQELIRLDQGAGIVQLGCGMPDISVPTLKPLLTAMARISRRSDNTSLQYSHIQGVLALREQIARLSIDAGVRLTPADLIVTSGCQEALSTAIRAICAPGDIVAIASPSYYGMMQILKAAGLKALEIPSDPVTGINLEALEMALEQWPIKVIQLTANCNNPMGYIMPDERKLKLIRMAQRFDVPIIEDDIYGDLSHRYPRPRSLKSFDEDNRVVLCSSFSKTVAPGLRVGWIAPGRYLPQVLHMKFIGSGATVTQPQLAVAEFIAKGNYQLHLRRMRKQYKRNGDLMSEWVNRYFPAGTRVSQPQGGFTLWVELPGEFDTYALNRLLEAQDVQVANGNIFSAAGKYRNCIRLNFANPPTRKVEMAVQKVGQTVGQLIQMELENPLTAQQWQPQPSAF from the coding sequence ATGACTCTATACCTGAACCTCGCCGAATTCATCAGCAGCCGCATCGAGCAGGGCCTGTACGGGCCCGGTGAGCGGTTGCCATCTGTACGCACCCTCAGCCATGAGCACGGCGTCAGCCTGACGACCGTGCAACAGGCCTACCGTGTATTGGAATGTTCGGGGTTGGCGGTATCGCGTCCCAAGTCGGGCTATTTCGTGCCGTCGGACCGGCGCGTGGCGCCTTTGCCGCAGATGGGCCGACCCATCCTGCGGCCGGTGGACATTTCCCAGTGGGACATGGTCCAGGAACTGATACGCCTCGATCAAGGCGCCGGTATCGTGCAACTGGGGTGCGGTATGCCGGACATCAGCGTGCCGACTCTCAAGCCGCTGCTGACCGCCATGGCCCGTATCAGCCGGCGCAGCGACAACACCAGCCTGCAATACAGCCACATCCAGGGTGTATTGGCCTTGCGTGAACAGATCGCCCGGCTGTCCATCGATGCGGGTGTTCGCCTGACCCCGGCCGACCTGATTGTCACCAGCGGCTGCCAGGAGGCCCTGTCCACCGCGATCCGCGCGATTTGCGCGCCCGGCGATATCGTGGCGATCGCCTCGCCGAGCTATTACGGGATGATGCAGATCCTCAAGGCGGCCGGTCTCAAGGCGCTGGAGATCCCCAGCGACCCGGTGACCGGCATCAACCTGGAAGCCCTTGAGATGGCCCTGGAGCAGTGGCCGATCAAGGTCATCCAATTGACCGCCAACTGTAACAACCCCATGGGCTACATCATGCCCGACGAGCGCAAGCTCAAGCTGATCCGCATGGCCCAACGCTTCGACGTGCCGATTATCGAAGACGATATCTACGGTGATCTGTCGCATCGCTATCCGCGGCCACGCTCGCTCAAGTCCTTCGATGAAGACAACCGCGTGGTGTTGTGCAGTTCGTTTTCCAAGACCGTGGCCCCTGGCCTGCGCGTCGGCTGGATCGCCCCGGGGCGTTACCTGCCCCAGGTGCTGCATATGAAGTTCATCGGCTCTGGCGCCACCGTCACCCAACCGCAATTGGCCGTGGCCGAATTTATCGCCAAGGGTAATTACCAGTTGCACCTGCGGCGTATGCGCAAGCAATACAAGCGCAACGGCGATCTGATGAGTGAATGGGTCAACCGCTATTTCCCGGCGGGGACCCGCGTCAGCCAGCCTCAGGGCGGCTTTACGCTGTGGGTCGAATTGCCCGGGGAGTTCGATACCTACGCCCTCAACCGACTGTTGGAAGCGCAGGATGTGCAGGTGGCCAACGGCAATATTTTCTCGGCAGCGGGAAAATACCGTAATTGCATCCGGCTGAACTTCGCCAACCCACCCACCCGCAAGGTCGAGATGGCCGTGCAAAAGGTCGGGCAAACCGTTGGCCAGTTGATACAGATGGAGTTGGAGAACCCCCTCACCGCGCAACAATGGCAGCCTCAGCCCTCTGCGTTTTGA
- a CDS encoding DUF3182 family protein, translating to MTPTNRNKLVVAHSTREGAPLHEVETNRALARWLAQILGLKFGGSYDPQMHAGRELYLLPTQTLVGPALALKLDVRGPEDLWGGYVDHDFICTKAISHGLLSPEAKAPEGWSPIFCERVRDVVLDGLSVFALEDAKPAAARLLYSGPIRMKPVHACAGRGQEVIHSLDEFDAIVARPDAAKLFSAGVVLEQDLHDVVTHSVGQSFIGEHVFSYCGEQYLTQDGQGEEVYGGSNLLVVPGYYEDLLQLALPDDVRQAIEQARVFDNAADEAYPGFYASRRNYDIAQGLDSNGQRRSGVLEQSWRMGGASSAEVAALQSFINNPSLKAIRVSSVETYVDQALPADAIEVYRGPAENSDFLLKYVTVQSYDG from the coding sequence ATGACCCCGACAAATCGCAACAAATTGGTGGTCGCACACTCGACGCGCGAAGGTGCGCCATTGCATGAGGTTGAAACCAACCGCGCATTGGCCCGCTGGCTGGCGCAGATATTGGGGCTCAAGTTTGGTGGCAGTTACGACCCCCAGATGCACGCCGGTCGCGAGCTGTACCTGCTACCCACGCAAACTCTGGTCGGTCCCGCCCTGGCGTTGAAGCTTGACGTCAGAGGGCCGGAAGATTTGTGGGGGGGCTATGTCGATCACGATTTCATTTGTACCAAAGCGATCAGCCACGGCCTGTTGAGCCCTGAAGCAAAGGCACCTGAAGGTTGGTCGCCGATCTTCTGCGAGCGCGTACGCGACGTTGTGTTGGATGGCTTGAGTGTGTTCGCCCTGGAAGACGCCAAGCCCGCCGCCGCGCGCTTGCTCTATAGTGGCCCGATCCGTATGAAACCGGTGCACGCCTGTGCTGGACGGGGCCAGGAAGTTATCCACAGTCTCGATGAGTTCGACGCGATAGTGGCGCGTCCTGACGCCGCAAAGTTGTTCAGCGCCGGCGTGGTGCTGGAACAAGACCTGCACGACGTGGTTACCCACAGCGTGGGCCAGAGCTTTATCGGTGAGCACGTATTCAGCTATTGCGGCGAGCAATACCTGACCCAGGACGGGCAGGGCGAGGAGGTCTACGGCGGATCCAACCTGCTGGTCGTGCCCGGCTACTATGAAGACTTGCTGCAATTGGCCCTGCCTGACGATGTGCGGCAAGCCATCGAGCAAGCCCGGGTTTTCGATAATGCTGCCGACGAAGCCTACCCGGGGTTCTACGCCTCGCGGCGCAATTACGACATCGCCCAGGGCCTGGACAGTAACGGCCAGCGCCGTAGCGGCGTGCTCGAACAGTCCTGGCGCATGGGCGGGGCCAGCAGCGCGGAAGTCGCGGCGCTGCAGAGTTTCATCAACAACCCGAGCCTCAAGGCCATCCGCGTGTCCTCGGTGGAAACCTACGTGGATCAAGCGCTGCCGGCGGATGCCATTGAGGTGTACCGAGGCCCCGCCGAAAACAGCGACTTTCTTCTCAAGTACGTGACGGTTCAATCTTATGACGGCTAG
- a CDS encoding alpha/beta hydrolase family protein → MTARSESISIDVDDEQMSGTFLSPKSKVPGVLFVHGWGGSQERDLDRAKGIAGLGCVCLTFDLRGHAGTGIPLSRVTREDNLRDLLAAYDRLLSHPAIDTSAVAVVGTSYGGYLAAILTSLRPVRWLALRVPALYRDQEWLKPKRELDKADLMDYRGTLVRAETNRALHACAQFTGDVLIVESETDDHVPHATIMSYRAACQQTHSLTHRIIDGADHALSDPVSQQAYTSILVDWITEMVVGERLSIIQSR, encoded by the coding sequence ATGACGGCTAGAAGCGAGAGCATCAGTATCGATGTAGATGACGAACAGATGAGTGGGACATTCCTCAGCCCCAAGTCCAAAGTGCCCGGCGTATTGTTTGTGCACGGTTGGGGCGGCAGCCAGGAGCGCGACCTGGACCGCGCCAAAGGTATAGCGGGGCTGGGTTGCGTATGCCTGACCTTCGACCTGCGGGGGCACGCCGGCACCGGCATTCCCTTATCGCGCGTCACCCGCGAAGACAACCTGCGCGACCTGCTGGCCGCCTACGACCGGCTGCTGTCCCACCCTGCCATCGACACCTCGGCAGTGGCGGTGGTGGGCACCAGCTACGGCGGATACCTGGCGGCGATTCTCACTTCGTTGCGCCCGGTGCGTTGGCTGGCGCTGCGGGTGCCCGCGCTGTACCGCGACCAGGAATGGCTCAAGCCCAAGCGCGAGCTGGATAAAGCCGACCTGATGGATTACCGCGGCACCTTGGTGCGTGCCGAAACCAACCGTGCCCTGCACGCCTGCGCGCAATTTACCGGTGATGTGCTGATTGTCGAATCGGAAACCGACGACCATGTGCCCCATGCCACCATCATGAGTTATCGCGCGGCGTGCCAGCAGACTCATTCCCTGACCCACCGCATCATCGACGGCGCGGACCATGCCTTGAGCGACCCGGTGTCGCAACAGGCCTATACCTCGATCCTGGTGGACTGGATTACCGAAATGGTAGTGGGTGAGCGGTTGAGCATTATCCAATCCCGATAG